In Pseudomonas asiatica, the following are encoded in one genomic region:
- a CDS encoding ligase-associated DNA damage response DEXH box helicase: MPAATDLAKAWFAKRGWKPFAFQRRVWAAVERGESGLLHASTGAGKTYAVWLAALRAFKAEAQGRHAAPLQVVWVTPMRALAADTARALQMPLDDLGLPWSVGIRSGDTGSAERARQARRLPSVLVTTPESLTLLLTRAQAREDFATLRLVVVDEWHELLGNKRGVQLQLALARLRHWHPSLPTWGLSATLGNLQHALDVLLPQGGLLVQGRQDKQLQVDTLLPTAIERFPWAGHMGLKMLDQVSREIDASTSCLVFTNTRAQAELWYQALLEVRPEWAGLIALHHASLARDTRDWVERSLKQGNLKAVICTSSLDLGVDFLPVERVLQIGSAKGIARLVQRAGRSGHAPGRRSRVTLVPTHSLELVEAAAARHALAAGHIEARHSPRLCMDVLVQHLVSMALGSGFHPQQLLAEVRSTWAFSELRDSQWQWALDFVCHGGSSLSAYPDYQRVERQPDGTYKVASERLARRHRMSIGTIVSDASLQLKYWSKGGGGKALGSVEEAFIARLRPGDTLVFAGRVLELVRVENMTAYVRRSTARKAAVARWNGGRMPLSSELADALVEQLGAASQGRFQSPEMRAVRPLLALQAQWSALPTPETLLAETFKSRQGWHLFLYPFAGRMANLGLANLIAWRVSRVQPLSVSIAVNDYGFELLSPGKVDWTTHLPQALGTEHLLDDVLASLNAGEMALRRFREIAQIAGLVFGGYPAAQKSLRQIQASSGLFYEVFRKHDTGNLLLAQARDEVLNEELEIERLHRQLLKMGQLQLELRPLKRPGPLAFALLVEGMRETLSTERLADRIARMVAELNSAADATE; this comes from the coding sequence ATGCCCGCCGCCACCGACCTCGCCAAGGCCTGGTTCGCCAAGCGTGGCTGGAAGCCTTTCGCTTTCCAGCGCCGCGTCTGGGCCGCCGTGGAACGGGGCGAATCCGGCTTGCTGCATGCCAGTACCGGTGCCGGCAAGACCTACGCGGTATGGCTCGCCGCACTGAGGGCCTTCAAGGCCGAAGCCCAAGGACGTCATGCTGCACCCTTGCAGGTGGTGTGGGTTACCCCCATGCGAGCCTTGGCCGCCGACACCGCCCGCGCACTGCAGATGCCGCTGGACGACCTGGGCCTGCCCTGGAGCGTGGGCATTCGCAGCGGCGACACCGGCAGTGCCGAACGTGCCCGGCAAGCACGGCGCCTGCCCAGCGTACTGGTCACTACCCCTGAAAGCCTTACGCTGCTGTTGACCCGGGCACAAGCTCGCGAAGACTTCGCCACACTGCGCCTGGTAGTGGTGGACGAATGGCACGAACTACTGGGCAACAAGCGTGGAGTACAACTGCAACTGGCTTTGGCCCGCCTGCGCCACTGGCACCCGAGCCTGCCGACCTGGGGCCTGTCCGCGACCCTCGGCAATCTCCAACATGCGCTGGACGTATTGCTGCCACAAGGCGGCCTGCTGGTACAAGGCCGACAGGACAAGCAGTTGCAGGTCGATACCCTGCTGCCAACGGCCATCGAGCGCTTCCCCTGGGCCGGGCACATGGGTTTGAAGATGCTCGATCAGGTCAGCCGGGAGATCGATGCCAGCACTAGTTGCCTTGTCTTCACCAACACTCGGGCGCAGGCCGAACTCTGGTACCAGGCCCTGCTCGAGGTACGCCCCGAGTGGGCCGGGCTGATTGCCTTGCACCATGCCTCACTGGCCCGCGATACCCGTGACTGGGTCGAGCGCAGCCTCAAGCAAGGCAACCTGAAGGCAGTGATCTGCACCTCCAGCCTGGACCTGGGGGTGGACTTCCTGCCCGTGGAGCGAGTACTGCAGATCGGTTCCGCCAAGGGCATTGCCCGCCTCGTGCAACGGGCCGGGCGCTCCGGCCATGCGCCGGGGCGGCGCTCCCGGGTGACTCTGGTGCCCACCCACAGCCTGGAACTGGTGGAAGCAGCCGCCGCCAGGCACGCCCTGGCAGCCGGGCACATCGAAGCCCGGCATTCGCCGCGCTTGTGCATGGACGTGCTGGTGCAACACTTGGTAAGCATGGCTTTGGGCAGCGGCTTTCACCCGCAGCAGTTGCTGGCCGAAGTGCGCAGTACCTGGGCCTTCAGCGAATTGCGTGACAGCCAGTGGCAATGGGCGCTGGACTTCGTCTGCCATGGCGGCAGCTCACTCAGCGCCTACCCAGACTACCAGCGCGTCGAGCGCCAGCCCGACGGCACTTACAAGGTTGCCAGCGAACGTTTGGCACGTCGCCACCGCATGAGTATCGGTACCATCGTCAGCGACGCCAGCCTGCAGCTCAAGTACTGGAGCAAGGGTGGTGGGGGCAAGGCGCTGGGCAGCGTCGAAGAGGCGTTCATTGCCCGTTTGCGCCCTGGCGACACCTTGGTGTTCGCCGGGCGAGTGCTGGAACTGGTGCGCGTGGAAAACATGACGGCCTACGTACGCCGCAGTACCGCGCGCAAGGCAGCGGTTGCACGCTGGAATGGTGGCCGCATGCCGCTCTCCAGCGAACTGGCCGACGCACTGGTCGAGCAGCTCGGCGCAGCATCCCAAGGGCGCTTTCAAAGCCCGGAGATGCGTGCAGTACGCCCCCTGCTGGCCTTGCAGGCGCAATGGTCGGCGCTGCCCACCCCCGAAACGCTGCTGGCAGAAACCTTCAAGTCGCGCCAGGGTTGGCACCTGTTCCTGTATCCGTTCGCCGGGCGCATGGCCAACCTTGGACTGGCCAACCTGATCGCCTGGCGGGTGAGCCGCGTGCAGCCGCTTTCGGTTTCGATTGCGGTCAATGACTACGGTTTCGAACTGCTCAGTCCAGGCAAGGTGGACTGGACGACGCACCTGCCGCAGGCACTTGGTACCGAACACCTGCTGGATGATGTGCTGGCCAGCCTCAACGCAGGAGAAATGGCGTTGCGTCGTTTTCGCGAGATCGCACAGATTGCCGGGTTGGTGTTTGGCGGGTATCCGGCGGCGCAGAAAAGCCTCAGGCAGATCCAGGCCTCCAGCGGCTTGTTCTATGAGGTATTTCGCAAGCATGACACCGGCAACCTGCTGCTGGCCCAGGCACGGGACGAGGTGCTGAATGAGGAACTGGAGATCGAGCGGTTGCACCGGCAATTGCTGAAGATGGGCCAGTTACAGCTGGAACTGCGACCACTCAAACGGCCCGGACCGTTGGCATTTGCCTTGCTGGTGGAAGGCATGCGCGAAACGTTGAGCACCGAGAGACTGGCGGACCGGATTGCGAGGATGGTCGCGGAGCTGAACAGTGCGGCGGACGCTACGGAATGA
- the dcd gene encoding dCTP deaminase, whose translation MSIKSDKWIRRMAQEHGMIEPFVERQVRGEQDSRVISFGVSSYGYDVRCADEFKVFTNINSATVDPKNFDAGSFVDIKSDVCIIPPNSFALARTVEYFRIPRDVLTICLGKSTYARCGIIVNVTPLEPEWEGHVTLEFSNTTTLPAKIYANEGVAQMLFLQSDEECEVSYKDRGGKYQGQRGVTLPRT comes from the coding sequence ATGAGCATCAAATCGGACAAGTGGATTCGCCGCATGGCGCAGGAACACGGCATGATCGAACCGTTCGTCGAGCGCCAGGTGCGCGGCGAACAGGACAGCCGGGTGATCTCCTTCGGCGTCTCCAGCTACGGCTACGACGTGCGCTGCGCCGACGAATTCAAGGTGTTTACCAATATCAACTCGGCCACCGTCGACCCGAAGAACTTCGATGCAGGCAGTTTCGTCGACATCAAGAGCGACGTGTGCATCATCCCGCCAAACTCCTTCGCCCTGGCGCGTACCGTCGAGTATTTCCGCATTCCGCGTGATGTGTTGACCATTTGCCTGGGCAAGAGCACCTACGCCCGTTGCGGCATCATCGTCAATGTCACCCCGCTCGAGCCCGAGTGGGAAGGCCATGTGACACTGGAGTTCTCCAATACCACCACGCTGCCGGCGAAGATCTACGCCAACGAAGGTGTGGCCCAGATGCTGTTCCTGCAGTCCGACGAAGAATGTGAAGTGTCGTACAAGGACCGTGGCGGCAAGTACCAGGGCCAGCGCGGCGTCACCCTGCCGCGTACCTGA
- a CDS encoding cold-shock protein: MSNRQSGVVKWFNDEKGYGFITPQSGDDLFVHFKAIQADGFKTLKEGQAVTFVATRGQKGMQAEEVQIA, from the coding sequence ATGTCCAACCGTCAATCCGGTGTTGTTAAGTGGTTCAACGATGAGAAAGGCTACGGCTTCATCACCCCTCAGTCGGGCGACGACCTGTTCGTGCACTTCAAAGCCATCCAAGCTGACGGCTTCAAAACCCTGAAAGAAGGCCAGGCTGTTACTTTCGTCGCTACCCGCGGCCAGAAAGGCATGCAGGCTGAAGAAGTTCAGATCGCCTAA
- a CDS encoding succinylglutamate desuccinylase/aspartoacylase family protein — protein sequence MHHSTHDLLSPVPGITRQLHSFHFGPRGGGKVYIQASLHADELPGMLVAWHLKSRLGELEQQGRLQREIILVPVANPVGLEQVLLDAPLGRFELQSGENFNRNFVDLSDSIGDQIEEHLTEDPAHNLALIREYLRRGLDAHPARTPLQAQRLILQRLACDADMVLDLHCDFEAVEHLYTTPDAWPQIEPLARYLGAQASLLATDSGGQSFDECFSLVWWQLQQRFGKRFPIPLGCCSVTVELRGQADVSHDLASKDCQAILDFLTHAGVIEGASPALPALRCPATPLAAVEPVITPLGGLLVYHARPGQHLEAGQLIAEVIDPLSDRVTAIRNSQPGLLYARNVRRMATAGMVIAHVAGEQVCRSGYLLAN from the coding sequence ATGCACCACTCAACTCACGACCTGCTCTCGCCCGTTCCGGGCATCACCCGCCAGTTGCACAGCTTCCACTTCGGACCTCGCGGTGGCGGCAAAGTCTATATCCAGGCCTCGCTGCATGCCGACGAGCTGCCCGGCATGCTGGTGGCCTGGCACCTCAAAAGCCGCCTGGGTGAACTGGAACAGCAAGGCCGCCTGCAGCGCGAGATCATCCTGGTGCCGGTGGCCAACCCGGTCGGCCTGGAACAAGTGCTGCTGGACGCGCCGCTGGGACGATTCGAACTGCAAAGCGGCGAGAACTTCAACCGTAACTTCGTCGATCTTTCCGACAGCATCGGCGACCAGATCGAAGAACACCTGACCGAAGACCCGGCACACAACCTCGCGCTGATCCGCGAATACCTGCGGCGGGGGCTGGACGCACACCCGGCGCGCACACCGCTGCAGGCCCAACGCCTGATATTGCAGCGCCTTGCCTGCGATGCCGACATGGTGCTGGACCTGCACTGCGACTTCGAGGCGGTCGAGCACCTGTACACCACGCCAGACGCCTGGCCGCAGATCGAACCTCTGGCCCGCTACCTGGGTGCCCAAGCCAGCCTGCTTGCCACCGACTCTGGCGGGCAGTCGTTCGATGAATGCTTCAGCCTGGTCTGGTGGCAGCTGCAACAACGCTTCGGCAAACGTTTCCCGATTCCGCTGGGCTGCTGCTCGGTCACCGTCGAGTTGCGCGGCCAGGCCGATGTCAGCCACGACCTGGCCAGCAAGGACTGCCAGGCGATCCTCGACTTCCTTACCCATGCGGGGGTCATCGAAGGCGCAAGCCCGGCCCTGCCCGCCTTGCGCTGCCCGGCCACACCACTGGCCGCAGTAGAACCGGTGATAACGCCACTGGGCGGGTTGCTGGTGTACCACGCCCGGCCAGGCCAGCACCTGGAGGCGGGCCAGTTGATCGCTGAAGTCATCGACCCGCTCAGCGACCGGGTGACGGCCATCCGCAACAGCCAGCCCGGCCTGCTGTATGCACGTAACGTACGGCGCATGGCTACCGCAGGCATGGTCATCGCCCACGTCGCAGGCGAGCAGGTGTGCCGCAGCGGCTATCTGCTGGCAAACTGA
- a CDS encoding penicillin acylase family protein, which yields MAASAFPPFRPRFATAATLLGMLGLAGCQTGGYQGSVPPTSGVQPLKGLAQNVSVRRNAMGAPLIESSSFHDALFSLGYVHAGDRIEQMVAMRLLAQGRLAELAGSDALDIDRLMRAANLKQSAAQQYADASPRLKRFFEVYARGVNAYLFRYRDKLPAGLASSGYRPEYWKPEDSALIFSLYAFSQSVNLQEELSALTLAQKAGSDKLAWLLPGAPDEPLAEAEVDKLKGLNLASQLPGLPALAAASQKLADLDLLGSPGSANLALAPQRSRSGKSLLACDSRAAWALSPVQIHTGKYQVAGLSLPGLPIVLAGYNGKLAWSSSAVMADNQDLYLEQLRHQGSQLSYLADGKWLPARARSETFFVRGQRPLREVMYDTRHGTLLAQPGNASLGLALNLPQFKGDRSLDALFDLTRAKSVERAFDSTREVTAAALNFVFAEPEHIGWQVSGRYPNRREGQGLLPSPGWDGRYDWDGYADPMLHPYDQDPPAGWIGHANQRSLPRGYGMQLSSTWYYPERAERLAQLAGNGRHDSRSLMALQNDQTTLLADKLKQMFDAPGMAQPLKQAIDALPAAQRDKASDALARLKAFDGRLSPVSADAALYELFLQEVARQTFLDDLGPESGPAWQAFVSNARLSFSAQADHLLGRDDSPLWDDRNTPQKEDKPAILARSLAGAVDAGTAQLGADRRAWQWGKLHQYRWPAPAYHGLGDALGRPPLAAGGDFTTLALTPYAWGSDFDTRLPASARMIVDFGQAEPLQVLTSSGQSGNPASTHYSDGLDAWFKGRFMSLPLQQQNFGRAYGNQRLTLVPGR from the coding sequence ATGGCCGCCTCCGCCTTTCCTCCATTCCGCCCGCGGTTCGCAACCGCTGCCACGCTGCTCGGCATGCTCGGGCTGGCCGGCTGCCAGACGGGCGGCTACCAGGGCAGCGTGCCACCGACCAGCGGCGTGCAGCCGCTCAAGGGCCTGGCGCAGAACGTCTCGGTACGGCGCAACGCAATGGGCGCACCACTGATCGAAAGCAGCAGCTTCCATGACGCCCTGTTCAGCCTGGGCTATGTGCATGCCGGCGACCGCATCGAGCAGATGGTCGCCATGCGCCTGCTGGCCCAGGGCCGCCTGGCAGAACTGGCCGGCAGCGACGCGCTGGACATCGACCGCCTGATGCGCGCGGCCAACCTCAAGCAAAGCGCCGCCCAGCAGTACGCCGACGCGTCGCCACGGCTCAAGCGCTTCTTCGAAGTGTATGCACGCGGGGTCAACGCCTACCTGTTCCGCTACCGCGACAAGCTGCCCGCCGGCCTGGCCAGCAGTGGATACCGCCCCGAATACTGGAAGCCCGAGGACTCGGCACTGATCTTCAGCCTGTATGCGTTCAGCCAGTCGGTGAACCTGCAGGAAGAACTGAGCGCCCTGACCCTGGCGCAAAAAGCCGGCAGCGACAAGCTGGCCTGGCTGCTACCCGGTGCCCCGGACGAGCCGTTGGCCGAAGCCGAAGTGGACAAGCTCAAGGGCCTGAACCTGGCCAGCCAGTTGCCGGGGCTGCCAGCCCTGGCAGCCGCCAGCCAGAAGCTGGCCGACCTCGACCTTCTGGGCAGCCCGGGCTCGGCCAACCTGGCCCTGGCGCCGCAGCGCAGCCGCAGCGGCAAAAGCTTGCTGGCCTGCGACAGCCGAGCCGCCTGGGCCCTGAGCCCGGTGCAGATCCACACCGGCAAGTACCAGGTCGCCGGCCTGTCGTTGCCTGGCCTGCCGATCGTGCTGGCCGGCTACAACGGCAAGCTGGCCTGGAGCAGCAGCGCGGTCATGGCCGACAACCAGGACTTGTATCTGGAGCAACTGCGCCACCAGGGCAGCCAACTGAGCTACCTCGCCGACGGCAAATGGCTGCCGGCCCGCGCCCGTAGCGAAACCTTCTTCGTCCGCGGCCAGCGCCCGCTGCGCGAGGTGATGTACGACACCCGCCACGGCACCCTGCTGGCCCAGCCAGGCAATGCCAGCCTGGGCCTGGCGCTGAACCTGCCACAGTTCAAGGGCGACCGCAGCCTGGATGCGCTGTTCGACCTGACCCGTGCCAAGAGCGTGGAGCGTGCCTTCGACAGTACCCGTGAAGTGACCGCCGCCGCCCTCAACTTCGTCTTCGCCGAACCCGAGCACATCGGCTGGCAAGTCAGTGGCCGCTACCCCAACCGCCGCGAAGGCCAGGGCCTGCTGCCGTCGCCTGGCTGGGACGGGCGCTACGACTGGGACGGCTATGCCGACCCGATGCTGCACCCTTACGATCAGGACCCGCCCGCCGGCTGGATCGGCCACGCCAACCAGCGCAGCCTTCCGCGTGGCTATGGCATGCAGCTGTCCAGCACCTGGTACTACCCAGAACGCGCCGAGCGCCTGGCCCAGTTGGCCGGCAATGGCCGCCACGACAGCCGCAGCCTGATGGCCCTGCAGAACGACCAGACCACCCTGCTGGCCGACAAGCTCAAGCAGATGTTCGACGCCCCGGGCATGGCCCAGCCGCTCAAGCAGGCGATCGACGCCCTGCCCGCCGCACAGCGCGACAAGGCCAGCGACGCGCTGGCCCGGCTCAAGGCCTTCGATGGCCGCCTGAGCCCGGTGTCGGCCGATGCCGCACTGTACGAACTGTTCCTCCAGGAAGTCGCCCGGCAAACCTTCCTTGATGACCTGGGCCCGGAATCCGGCCCGGCCTGGCAGGCGTTCGTCAGCAATGCCCGCTTGTCGTTCTCGGCGCAGGCCGACCACCTGCTGGGCCGCGACGACAGCCCGCTCTGGGATGACCGCAATACCCCGCAGAAAGAAGACAAGCCGGCCATTCTCGCCCGCAGCCTGGCTGGTGCTGTGGATGCCGGCACCGCTCAACTGGGAGCCGACCGCCGCGCCTGGCAGTGGGGCAAGCTGCACCAGTACCGCTGGCCTGCACCGGCCTACCATGGCCTGGGCGATGCCCTCGGTCGCCCGCCGCTGGCTGCCGGTGGCGACTTTACCACCCTGGCCCTGACGCCATACGCTTGGGGCAGCGACTTCGACACCCGCCTGCCGGCCTCGGCACGGATGATCGTCGACTTCGGCCAGGCCGAGCCGTTGCAGGTGCTGACCAGCAGCGGGCAGTCCGGCAACCCGGCCAGCACGCATTACAGCGATGGGCTGGATGCCTGGTTCAAAGGGCGCTTCATGAGCCTGCCACTGCAGCAGCAGAACTTCGGGCGGGCGTATGGCAACCAGCGTTTGACGTTGGTGCCTGGGCGCTAG
- the pdeM gene encoding ligase-associated DNA damage response endonuclease PdeM, with product MTNLLPIEHHGQVLWLLSDKAIYWPARHALLVADVHIGKAASYRALHQPVPRGTTEATLSRLDALLARHDCEQLIILGDFLHARAAQAPATLATLQAWRERHRTLKIVLIRGNHDRNAGDPPASLGIEVVSEPWLLEPFALQHEPRPHPTQPVLAGHVHPVFVLRGKARQRLRLPCFLIDGQVSLLPAFGEFTGGWEIAPTGASRVFLTGADRVWPL from the coding sequence ATGACCAACCTTCTACCCATCGAACACCATGGCCAAGTGCTCTGGCTGCTTTCGGACAAGGCCATCTACTGGCCAGCCCGTCATGCTCTGCTGGTGGCCGACGTGCACATCGGCAAGGCAGCAAGCTATCGCGCCTTGCACCAACCGGTACCGCGCGGCACCACCGAGGCGACACTCTCCCGCCTGGATGCATTGCTGGCAAGGCATGATTGCGAGCAACTGATCATTCTTGGCGATTTTCTGCATGCGCGCGCAGCGCAGGCGCCGGCAACTTTGGCAACGCTGCAGGCCTGGCGAGAGCGCCACAGAACCCTGAAAATCGTGCTGATCCGCGGCAATCACGATCGAAACGCCGGTGACCCGCCCGCGTCACTTGGTATCGAAGTCGTGAGCGAACCTTGGCTGTTGGAACCCTTTGCGCTACAGCACGAACCCCGCCCCCACCCGACCCAACCGGTGTTGGCAGGGCACGTACACCCGGTATTCGTCCTGCGCGGCAAGGCTCGGCAACGCCTGCGATTGCCCTGCTTCCTGATCGATGGACAGGTCAGCCTGCTGCCGGCGTTCGGTGAGTTTACCGGGGGTTGGGAAATCGCCCCCACGGGCGCCAGCCGGGTGTTCCTGACCGGTGCAGACCGCGTCTGGCCGCTCTAG
- a CDS encoding ligase-associated DNA damage response exonuclease produces MDLVIARPEGLYCPPGDFYIDPWRPVDRAVITHGHGDHARVGNRHYLTAASGAGILRSRLGQDIHLQTLPYGERLLHHGVTLSLHPAGHVLGSAQVRLEYQGEVWVASGDYKVEPDGTCTPFEPVRCHTFISESTFGLPIYRWPSQGEIFTGINNWWRANSEQGKASVLFCYAFGKAQRILHGLDANIGPVLVHGAVEPLNRVYRDAGVYLPQTRYVGDIPRNDPLLRQALVLAPPSAGGSSWMRRFGDYSDAFASGWMLLRGTRRRRGVDRGFVLSDHADWPGLLWAIGQTGAERVMVTHGSVNVLVRYLIEQGLDARAFVTEYGEEDDIVTTEPGA; encoded by the coding sequence ATGGACCTCGTCATCGCCCGCCCCGAAGGCCTGTACTGCCCGCCCGGTGATTTCTACATCGACCCGTGGCGCCCCGTAGACCGCGCTGTTATTACCCATGGTCACGGCGACCATGCCCGCGTCGGCAACCGCCATTACCTCACCGCCGCCTCAGGCGCCGGCATCCTGCGCAGCCGCCTGGGCCAGGACATCCACCTGCAAACCCTGCCGTACGGCGAACGCCTGCTGCACCATGGCGTAACCCTGAGCCTGCACCCGGCCGGGCATGTACTGGGCTCGGCGCAAGTGCGCCTGGAGTACCAGGGCGAGGTCTGGGTCGCCTCCGGCGACTACAAAGTGGAACCCGACGGCACCTGCACGCCGTTCGAACCGGTGCGCTGCCACACGTTCATCAGCGAATCGACCTTCGGCCTGCCCATCTACCGTTGGCCCAGCCAGGGCGAGATTTTCACCGGCATTAATAACTGGTGGCGCGCCAATAGCGAACAGGGCAAAGCCAGCGTGCTGTTCTGCTATGCCTTCGGCAAGGCCCAGCGAATCCTCCACGGGCTGGACGCCAACATTGGCCCTGTCCTCGTGCATGGTGCTGTCGAACCACTCAACCGGGTTTACCGGGACGCTGGCGTCTACCTTCCGCAAACCCGCTATGTCGGCGATATCCCTCGCAACGACCCGCTGCTGCGCCAGGCACTGGTCCTGGCACCGCCTTCGGCGGGTGGCAGCAGTTGGATGCGCCGTTTCGGCGACTACAGCGATGCCTTTGCCAGTGGCTGGATGCTGTTGCGCGGCACCCGACGCCGGCGTGGGGTAGACCGAGGTTTCGTGCTCTCGGACCATGCCGATTGGCCGGGATTGCTCTGGGCCATCGGCCAGACCGGCGCAGAACGCGTGATGGTCACCCATGGTTCGGTCAATGTGCTGGTGCGCTACCTCATCGAACAAGGCCTCGATGCCCGCGCCTTCGTGACCGAGTACGGTGAGGAAGATGACATTGTGACCACGGAGCCAGGCGCATGA
- a CDS encoding ATP-dependent DNA ligase, with protein sequence MKAFAELYMRLDATTSSTAKLKALRDYFNTAPPVDAAWAVYFLAGGRPRQLVPTRVLRELAGRLAGLPDWLFEECYQAVGDLAETISLLVPESRHPGDDGLARWVEAHLLPLRNLPVEEIQQRLPPLWAQLDRPSLMLCLKLITGSFRVGVSKLLVTRALAQLAGLDAKRVAQRLVGYTDISHRPTAASYQRLIAPESDDEHSLRGGQPYPFLLAHPLQVSTEQLDTLLGPPSEWQIEWKWDGIRAQVVKREGQLWVWSRGEELVTERFPELHSLAQTLPDGVVLDGEILVWKPGGSAAELAVQPFALLQQRLGRKTLGKKLLSDAPVVLQAYDLLEWQGEDWRSRPQHVRRQQLEQVLEQHPLAPVLLSPLLEGQDWADLARQREQSRSLGVEGLMLKQREALYGVGRTKDMGTWWKWKIDPFSVDAVLIYAQRGHGRRASLYSDYTFAVWDAPAGTPGRALVPFAKAYSGLSDEEMRKVDAIIRKTTVETFGPVRSVTPTLVFELGFEGIALSRRHKSGIAVRFPRMLRWRLDKPVEEADDLATLQALLA encoded by the coding sequence ATGAAAGCATTCGCCGAGCTGTACATGAGGCTGGATGCGACCACCTCCAGCACTGCAAAGCTCAAGGCGCTACGCGACTACTTCAACACCGCCCCGCCTGTGGATGCCGCCTGGGCGGTGTACTTCCTGGCAGGTGGCCGCCCCCGCCAGCTGGTGCCTACACGCGTGCTGCGGGAGCTGGCCGGCAGGTTGGCGGGGCTGCCTGACTGGCTTTTCGAGGAGTGCTACCAGGCCGTTGGCGACCTGGCCGAAACCATTTCCCTGCTGGTTCCGGAAAGCCGCCACCCTGGCGACGACGGCCTCGCCCGCTGGGTCGAAGCCCATCTGCTGCCATTGCGGAACCTGCCGGTCGAGGAGATCCAGCAACGCCTGCCGCCTCTTTGGGCCCAGCTGGACCGCCCCAGCCTGATGCTCTGCCTGAAACTCATCACTGGCAGCTTTCGCGTGGGCGTATCGAAGCTGTTGGTCACTCGCGCCCTCGCGCAACTGGCCGGGCTGGATGCCAAACGCGTGGCCCAGCGCCTGGTTGGCTACACCGACATCAGCCACCGCCCGACGGCAGCCAGCTATCAACGGCTGATAGCCCCGGAATCAGACGATGAACATAGCTTGCGTGGCGGCCAGCCCTACCCGTTTCTCCTGGCCCACCCCCTGCAGGTATCAACCGAACAGCTCGATACACTGCTCGGGCCGCCGAGCGAATGGCAAATCGAGTGGAAATGGGACGGCATTCGCGCCCAGGTGGTCAAGCGCGAAGGCCAGCTGTGGGTCTGGTCGCGCGGTGAGGAACTGGTCACCGAACGCTTCCCCGAATTGCACAGCCTGGCGCAGACGTTACCCGACGGTGTCGTGCTCGATGGCGAGATCCTGGTTTGGAAACCTGGTGGCTCAGCGGCTGAGCTGGCTGTGCAGCCATTTGCCCTGTTGCAGCAGCGCCTGGGACGCAAGACCTTGGGCAAGAAGCTGCTGAGCGACGCCCCGGTCGTGCTGCAGGCCTACGACCTGCTGGAATGGCAAGGCGAGGACTGGCGCAGCCGCCCGCAGCATGTACGCCGCCAGCAGTTGGAGCAGGTACTTGAGCAGCACCCATTGGCCCCGGTATTGCTCTCGCCTCTGCTCGAAGGCCAGGACTGGGCCGACCTTGCCCGCCAGCGCGAACAGTCCCGCAGCCTGGGGGTGGAAGGGCTGATGCTGAAACAGCGAGAGGCGTTGTATGGCGTGGGGCGCACCAAGGACATGGGCACCTGGTGGAAGTGGAAGATCGACCCGTTCAGCGTCGATGCCGTGCTGATCTATGCTCAGCGCGGCCACGGCCGGCGGGCCAGCTTGTACAGCGACTACACCTTCGCCGTGTGGGACGCGCCAGCCGGTACGCCGGGTCGGGCACTGGTCCCCTTTGCCAAGGCCTATTCAGGGCTCAGTGACGAAGAAATGCGCAAGGTCGACGCCATCATTCGCAAGACCACGGTTGAAACCTTCGGGCCGGTGCGCAGCGTGACGCCGACGCTGGTGTTCGAGTTGGGCTTCGAGGGCATCGCCCTGTCCAGGAGGCACAAGAGCGGCATCGCCGTGCGCTTTCCGCGGATGCTGCGCTGGCGGCTGGACAAGCCAGTGGAAGAAGCGGATGACCTGGCTACATTGCAGGCGCTGCTGGCCTGA